In one window of Xiphophorus hellerii strain 12219 chromosome 23, Xiphophorus_hellerii-4.1, whole genome shotgun sequence DNA:
- the tbx22 gene encoding T-box transcription factor TBX22 isoform X2: MQGLSSRAHAFSVEALVGKPSKRMKVSERRESSAAADAAGGIHSGLSEHTARQMTVAGSWRPGDAPGQSGPEESEPGAAESDSRPDREVRAELQGSELWKRFYEIGTEMIITKAGRRMFPSVRVKVRNLDPCQQYYVAMDVMPVDSKRYRYVYHSSQWMVAGNTDHSCISPRLYVHPDSPCTGETWMRQVISFDRVKLTNNEMDDKGHIILQSMHKYKPRVHIIRHDPRMDLSQIQSLPAEGVDTFSFPETEFTTVTAYQNQQITKLKIDRNPFAKGFRDPGRNRGVLDGLLESYPWRAPLSFDFKPFSIQLQGSSLSPSSSAKNFLPLSSPSPLLPFSCPDAALHALTLPLFGKASTASPSISQLPGRVFSSLGADGLKGVPSLPPLADLPLLTALQGKKPLHCRDPCLHRSPGSSPCLVPLHSSLSPPGSSLLPHLSDITTPYCLYSYSFPLSPQLTAISRHGKLSEDTTDCLLRHPAWQQTSNHCL; encoded by the exons ATGCAGGGCCTGAGCTCCCGGGCTCACGCGTTCTCCGTGGAGGCGCTGGTGGGGAAACCCTCCAAGAGGATGAAAGTGTCCGAGAGGCGCGAGTCAAGCGCGGCTGCAGACGCGGCCGGCGGCATCCACAGCG gCCTGTCCGAACACACCGCCAGACAGATGACCGTAGCAGGTTCATGGAGGCCTGGAGACGCGCCGGGACAGAGCGGGCCGGAGGAGTCGGAGCCGGGGGCCGCGGAGAGCGACTCCCGGCCGGACAGAGAGGTCCGGGCGGAGCTGCAGGGCTCCGAGCTGTGGAAGAGATTCTATGAAATCGGAACCGAGATGATCATCACCAAAGCCGGcag AAGAATGTTTCCTTCTGTGCGCGTCAAAGTGCGCAACCTGGACCCCTGCCAGCAGTATTACGTGGCAATGGACGTCATGCCCGTGGACTCCAAGCGCTACAG gtACGTGTACCACAGCTCGCAGTGGATGGTGGCCGGGAACACGGACCACTCGTGCATCTCTCCGCGCCTCTACGTTCACCCGGACTCGCCGTGCACGGGGGAGACGTGGATGCGACAGGTGATCAGCTTCGACCGGGTCAAGCTCACCAACAACGAGATGGACGATAAGGGACAT ATCATTCTTCAGTCGATGCACAAGTACAAGCCCCGGGTGCACATCATCCGGCACGACCCTCGGATGGACCTGTCCCAGATCCAGTCCCTGCCAGCTGAAGGGGTGGACACCTTCTCCTTCCCGGAGACAGAGTTCACCACCGTCACGGCCTACCAGAACCAACAG ATCACCAAGCTGAAGATCGACAGGAACCCGTTCGCCAAAGGCTTCAGAGACCCGGGACGGAACAG gggggtTTTGGACGGCCTGTTGGAGTCATACCCCTGGAGAGCCCCTCTGAGCTTTGACTTTAAGCCTTTCTCCATCCAGCTCCAAG GAAGCTCCCTGTCGCCGAGCAGCAGTGCGAAGAACTTCCTCCCTCTCTCGTCGCCTTCACCTCTTCTTCCGTTCTCCTGCCCGGACGCCGCTCTCCACGCTCTCACCCTGCCCCTCTTCGGGAAGGCGTCCACCGCCTCGCCCTCCATTTCTCAGCTGCCCGGCAGAGTCTTCTCCTCCCTGGGAGCGGACGGACTGAAAGGCGTTCCTTCTCTGCCGCCTCTAGCGGACCTACCACTTCTGACGGCGCTGCAGGGGAAGAAACCCCTTCACTGCAGGGATCCATGTCTGCACAGGTCCCCCGGGAGCTCCCCGTGCCTCGTCCCCCTACACAGCTCCCTGAGCCCCCCGGGATCGTCCCTCCTGCCTCATCTCTCTGACATTACGACCCCCTACTGTCTTTACAGCTACAGCTTTCCCCTGAGTCCCCAACTCACAGCTATTTCTAGACACGGCAAACTGAGCGAAGACACCACGGACTGCCTGCTGCGGCACCCCGCCTGGCAGCAGACCTCCAACCACTGCCTCTGA
- the tbx22 gene encoding T-box transcription factor TBX22 isoform X1, which yields MQGLSSRAHAFSVEALVGKPSKRMKVSERRESSAAADAAGGIHSGLSEHTARQMTVAGSWRPGDAPGQSGPEESEPGAAESDSRPDREVRAELQGSELWKRFYEIGTEMIITKAGRRMFPSVRVKVRNLDPCQQYYVAMDVMPVDSKRYRYVYHSSQWMVAGNTDHSCISPRLYVHPDSPCTGETWMRQVISFDRVKLTNNEMDDKGHQIILQSMHKYKPRVHIIRHDPRMDLSQIQSLPAEGVDTFSFPETEFTTVTAYQNQQITKLKIDRNPFAKGFRDPGRNRGVLDGLLESYPWRAPLSFDFKPFSIQLQGSSLSPSSSAKNFLPLSSPSPLLPFSCPDAALHALTLPLFGKASTASPSISQLPGRVFSSLGADGLKGVPSLPPLADLPLLTALQGKKPLHCRDPCLHRSPGSSPCLVPLHSSLSPPGSSLLPHLSDITTPYCLYSYSFPLSPQLTAISRHGKLSEDTTDCLLRHPAWQQTSNHCL from the exons ATGCAGGGCCTGAGCTCCCGGGCTCACGCGTTCTCCGTGGAGGCGCTGGTGGGGAAACCCTCCAAGAGGATGAAAGTGTCCGAGAGGCGCGAGTCAAGCGCGGCTGCAGACGCGGCCGGCGGCATCCACAGCG gCCTGTCCGAACACACCGCCAGACAGATGACCGTAGCAGGTTCATGGAGGCCTGGAGACGCGCCGGGACAGAGCGGGCCGGAGGAGTCGGAGCCGGGGGCCGCGGAGAGCGACTCCCGGCCGGACAGAGAGGTCCGGGCGGAGCTGCAGGGCTCCGAGCTGTGGAAGAGATTCTATGAAATCGGAACCGAGATGATCATCACCAAAGCCGGcag AAGAATGTTTCCTTCTGTGCGCGTCAAAGTGCGCAACCTGGACCCCTGCCAGCAGTATTACGTGGCAATGGACGTCATGCCCGTGGACTCCAAGCGCTACAG gtACGTGTACCACAGCTCGCAGTGGATGGTGGCCGGGAACACGGACCACTCGTGCATCTCTCCGCGCCTCTACGTTCACCCGGACTCGCCGTGCACGGGGGAGACGTGGATGCGACAGGTGATCAGCTTCGACCGGGTCAAGCTCACCAACAACGAGATGGACGATAAGGGACAT CAGATCATTCTTCAGTCGATGCACAAGTACAAGCCCCGGGTGCACATCATCCGGCACGACCCTCGGATGGACCTGTCCCAGATCCAGTCCCTGCCAGCTGAAGGGGTGGACACCTTCTCCTTCCCGGAGACAGAGTTCACCACCGTCACGGCCTACCAGAACCAACAG ATCACCAAGCTGAAGATCGACAGGAACCCGTTCGCCAAAGGCTTCAGAGACCCGGGACGGAACAG gggggtTTTGGACGGCCTGTTGGAGTCATACCCCTGGAGAGCCCCTCTGAGCTTTGACTTTAAGCCTTTCTCCATCCAGCTCCAAG GAAGCTCCCTGTCGCCGAGCAGCAGTGCGAAGAACTTCCTCCCTCTCTCGTCGCCTTCACCTCTTCTTCCGTTCTCCTGCCCGGACGCCGCTCTCCACGCTCTCACCCTGCCCCTCTTCGGGAAGGCGTCCACCGCCTCGCCCTCCATTTCTCAGCTGCCCGGCAGAGTCTTCTCCTCCCTGGGAGCGGACGGACTGAAAGGCGTTCCTTCTCTGCCGCCTCTAGCGGACCTACCACTTCTGACGGCGCTGCAGGGGAAGAAACCCCTTCACTGCAGGGATCCATGTCTGCACAGGTCCCCCGGGAGCTCCCCGTGCCTCGTCCCCCTACACAGCTCCCTGAGCCCCCCGGGATCGTCCCTCCTGCCTCATCTCTCTGACATTACGACCCCCTACTGTCTTTACAGCTACAGCTTTCCCCTGAGTCCCCAACTCACAGCTATTTCTAGACACGGCAAACTGAGCGAAGACACCACGGACTGCCTGCTGCGGCACCCCGCCTGGCAGCAGACCTCCAACCACTGCCTCTGA